The proteins below come from a single Ruegeria sp. THAF33 genomic window:
- the cysE gene encoding serine O-acetyltransferase gives MFEKRSHVTPVDPVWTRITSEAHAAVEKEPLMGGLVHACILHHRSLERALSYRVAAKLCSNEMSMMVLREIVDEAYADDPGLLEAARADLMAVYERDPACHRLLQPILYFKGYQAMQAYRVAHWLWRKGRYDLAYFFQMRSSEIFGIDIHPAAKIGKGIMIDHAHSIVIGETAVVGDNVSMLHSVTLGGTGKEEEDRHPKIGDGVLIGAGAKVLGNITIGHCSRIAAGSVVLQEVPPCKTVAGIPAKIVGEAGCDQPSISMDHMLGKDQ, from the coding sequence ATGTTCGAAAAGCGCAGCCATGTGACACCGGTTGATCCGGTCTGGACCCGTATCACATCCGAGGCCCATGCGGCCGTCGAGAAAGAGCCCCTCATGGGGGGGCTCGTGCACGCCTGTATCCTGCATCACCGCAGCCTTGAACGGGCGCTTTCATATCGGGTGGCGGCCAAGCTGTGCTCGAACGAAATGTCGATGATGGTTCTGCGTGAAATCGTGGATGAGGCATATGCCGACGATCCGGGTTTGCTCGAAGCTGCTCGGGCGGACCTTATGGCCGTTTACGAACGTGACCCGGCCTGTCATCGGCTGTTGCAGCCGATCCTGTATTTCAAAGGGTACCAGGCCATGCAGGCATATCGCGTGGCCCATTGGTTGTGGCGCAAGGGGCGCTATGATCTGGCCTATTTCTTCCAGATGCGCTCATCCGAAATTTTCGGGATCGACATTCACCCGGCAGCCAAAATCGGCAAGGGCATCATGATTGACCATGCCCATTCCATCGTGATTGGCGAGACGGCAGTGGTGGGTGACAACGTGTCGATGCTGCACTCGGTGACACTGGGCGGAACCGGAAAGGAAGAAGAAGACCGTCATCCAAAAATCGGAGACGGTGTTCTGATCGGAGCCGGGGCCAAGGTGCTGGGCAATATCACCATTGGCCATTGCAGCCGCATCGCGGCCGGTTCGGTGGTGCTGCAAGAGGTGCCGCCCTGCAAGACCGTCGCCGGTATCCCCGCCAAGATCGTGGGGGAAGCCGGGTGCGACCAGCCTTCGATCTCGATGGATCATATGCTGGGTAAGGATCAGTAA
- a CDS encoding TraR/DksA C4-type zinc finger protein, translating to MIGHVTKMNESERTHFETRIRERLAELQQMSASGQQAQAVVELDQQAVGRLSRMDALQNQAMAKAQQANRDMETRRLLAALERLDDGEFGYCEDCGERIPDGRLNLDLAASKCVSCASG from the coding sequence ATGATCGGTCATGTAACGAAAATGAATGAGTCAGAGCGCACCCATTTCGAAACACGAATTCGCGAACGATTGGCGGAATTGCAGCAGATGTCAGCGTCGGGGCAGCAGGCTCAGGCTGTTGTCGAGCTGGATCAACAGGCCGTTGGACGGCTGAGCCGCATGGATGCGCTGCAAAATCAAGCCATGGCCAAGGCACAGCAGGCCAATCGCGACATGGAAACACGCCGGCTTCTGGCCGCGTTGGAACGGCTTGACGACGGCGAGTTCGGATATTGCGAAGACTGCGGAGAGCGCATTCCGGATGGGCGGCTGAATCTGGATCTGGCTGCCAGCAAATGCGTCAGCTGCGCGTCCGGCTAG